The Euwallacea similis isolate ESF13 chromosome 12, ESF131.1, whole genome shotgun sequence region tatatcgtatatttattttgcaatttcaatgTTACCATTGGTTTCGGTAAAAATTGGAACTCTGCCCGAGTAAAACAATTTGCAAAAGTTGATTTACTATCCCTATGTACCGAATTTAAGAAAGTTgtctttttgtctttttcacTCTTAAGAACTTttgatcaaaaatttaaaatatggtaGTCAAAAATCTTCAAGAGCGGCTGAGATTTTCTTCCTGGTTAACTGCTGTTGAATAAAAGCTAAAGATGAGGACACATTACAtaagaaaatcaattaatggaaattaaatttttttatggttttattaaaaattgtttttgaagtCACACAATAGAATACTCACAGAGTACAGGTggaataaaattgatgaaaatcaTATAGGTATTCTTATAGTAATTACTCGTGTtcttgttaaataataaaaataagcagtaaaataaaagtaatataaatAAGAGGAAAAGTCTTTAAGTAAAACAGCCATGTAGGTACTTTTAGcgagcaattttttttgtcaagtcAATCTCTGCCCTATAAGTACACCTAAGATCAAGCTACTGGTATCACATGGAAGTGAGCACTCTTGAGTAAGGTATAAAACTGGCAGCAGTACAGTCCTCTCATTGACCATCAAGTAAGAATTgacttgaaaaatttctctCAAACTTTGAACTTCAAACCATAACAACTCAGTCAATGCATCGACACGGTGAAACAAACATAGCCATTTCACCGCGTCTAAGACTTCACTAAGTAAAAACAAACACTAAAACCGAACACAACGCTTAATAAATTCTATCACCGATTCTGTGTCGGTTGAAATTCTTTGTTTGTGTTTAATTCGCCGTTTAACCCGTTTCTTGGTTGACCATCACAGTTTGGAAATTTCTTCTCGACTCCAGCAGTTTGTTTTAAGCCGTCAGCATTCTCCACTTGCCCTGAAGTGGACGCAACCCCTTCCGAGCAATTCAACCTCCAATCGCTGACAGAGTCAGACGACTTTAACGAATATTCGGCTGAGATTGTTGATGTCCGAGATAGTTCTCCGTGTTTTCTGGATAAGCTTTTTCTACGTTGCGGCTTGTTTGGATTCATTCTCGTGTATGTTGTCGTAATTTCTTCTCCATTGGGATCTAAAGAGACCTCTTCAACTGCTTCCAGATTACTCTCTATTGATTTTTGGCGGCTTTGGGCCCAATCATAAGAGTCGGGAGCAGAGTTGGAGCGACCTGAGCGACCCAGGTGTTTTTTTGTTGCTGTAAAAGTGGTTCCTCGGATATCCGGAGACCCCACAGTTGTTTCTCGTCTatataaaaatggattctggAAAATAGATGCGATTAATAGATAGATGTGTATATGGAGACTTAGTgctttttttacttgaaaagaGTGTTTTTTGAGCATATGCTTGATCAGAATGAGAGTATCTAACTTGGGAATTGACGTAATAACTCTGGCCACGTCCTCTTCAGTGACCTCCACTAGGTGGCAATTCTCTTCCTCTGAAGGAAGGGGATGGAGCCCTTGTTTCGTCACCCAAGGATGTTCCTGCAAACCACTGTAAATCCAGACATATGTAATAGTAGCTAAGATCTTACTTTTATATCAGACAAGGTCATCCTCTTCGTAGGATCTTTAACGAGCATTTTTGCAATCAGATCTTTCAGTTCTTCAGATAAGTCTGGATTTGTGGGAAAATCAACTTGCTGATTTCGGATTTTTGTATAGAGGCTAATGATGTTTTCGTCATGGAACGGTACACGGCCGCACACGAAGGCATATAAAGTTATTCCCATGGCCCAAATGTCCGTGcactttaaaatgaaacaattttctgaagaattctaaatttcaagttAACATTACCTTTCCACTGAACCCAGAAGACCTCTCCTCACCAAGAGCTTCAGGGGGCGTAAAAGCAGGCGTGCCTGCGGTACCTGACAGAAAGGCATCTGCCCCGTGAAACTCATTACATACCCCAAAGTCAGTAATCTGTACGTGATCTTCATCgtttaacaataaattggCGGGTTTGATGTCTCGGTGAATTATCCTTTGGAAGTGTACTAAATCACAAACGCGGAAATTGAGGGGAAAATTGAGGAGATTTAGACTAATGGGCTTACAATATTCGATCCCCAAAACTACGTCCCTGAAGTAGCTCCAAGCTTTCTCTTCGTCGAGAGGGTGGTCTGTGGGTACCTCTAGTACCTGCCCCCTTTCCAAAAgctcaaaaactaaatataagCGGTCTTCGTCTGGGTCATCTAATACCTGCagaaaatggaatatttttgtaccttctgaataatatttataaaaactgaGTATTTTAccgttatacagggtgttcatttTCATTGCCTTCGCCTGATATATGACTTAATAATCGAACGAAGATTTAAACAGATTTGTCCTAGCTCTCttggtttttattataatatatgtatagggcgattttaaaaaattgccatttggGATCTCCCTTATAAGTCGCATTTCAAAACGCGTAAATTAGCTCATAGATTTTTTCACATAGAATTCAGTAGCGAAGTTCGTTTTTCAGTACAATGTATGAGTCAGCCgtaattgattaaaattgtgattttttcgAAAGAATACGCTGTAGATACTTTGAATCGTCTCGTCAATAGTTTTCAAAACAGCGAGTAccatttatactttttttgcgttatttatttaatttgttgtaGCAAAACtgcgataaaaaaattagtgacgCTATAAAAAGTACGTTTATTTCTTTGTTCGTCCGAAAAAAAGAAGTCAACCTTCGCGAAAAGCGTACTCTCATATCTTTGTTAATAAGTGAGGCATTCGGCAAAGACAATGAAAATGGGACGttctgtatatatacagggtgttacaaattcGACACATTGCCATAGCTGTTATTGTAGGTGTACGAGATAGagacttaattaaattgaggCAAAGTTGCTCAATCGAGCGctgaataatttgttaaagtgaaattaaaaaaatctcgcAACTTACCATTTGGGAAAAGTTACCATCAAAAACCGCCACCTATGAGTACTTACCTCAACTAATTTAACTACATTGGGATGGtccaatttctttaaaatcgcTATTTCCCTGTACACTTTATCGAGTGGATTATTGACAGGAGAAGAGTTCGATCTGCCTTCTTTCTTCGGCGGCATCCTACCAAACATTCCAGATTTCTTGAACAgctttttttttgataaaatcttCATGGCCTGGAAAAACAACAGAACCTTTGTTaagtacgttttattttagcaAATCATTTAATGCTTAATCAAGACAATTgatttaatatgtatttcgCATTTACTTTACAATTTCAGAGCAATATCAATAATATTCTTCGAAACTTCTGGATcgtttaaatacaattttttgggTTTGAACTTATAAGAACCATTGTTTGCTGGATTGGGCCTAATTAGGTGCGGTTTGCATTCCTATAAAGATTCATGGAATATGGGaaagacactctgtatattatttcgttttgcGTATGGTTACCTTGCTTAAAACGCCAGTAAAGTTTTTTGAACGTTTGAAAGCCATTGTATCGTGTCGTTTTCGATCGGCCTATGGCTCGTACCTTGCAAAAAGCAAATTCTAAAGTGTTTTTGTATCTTTCCTTGCTAATATCGTTTCATAGGTGATTCAATCGTGTGGTGGCGTGGCAACACAAGACGTTCGTACTCTGGAACTATTAATCGGGACAatcgtttttcttttgtttcaaagacACGTGAGATACGTCACTAGTTTAGTGGACATTTAGTCATCGAACGTGGGTGCGAGTAGCTGACATTCAGGGAACAAAAGTGCGTGTCGCATAAGTGTCGTTTAGTGTCGTGTATCGTAACAAGTGTCGTCAAAAACTTGTCTCCTTATGTGGTAAAAGTACCCCTGGTGGTCAGAGGTGTTTTCCTCTTTAAGGCTAAGTAGGCGCCGTTGGACGGTTCCACGCAAAGGGTGGAGTAATGGGAGTAGAAGATCGGGGTAAGATGTGAATCGATCTGAATGGAGAGGTTCTCattgttgtttttattgtttacagGTAAGTTTTAGCAGGTCAACGAGGATGACGTAATTGGAAGGACACCGTTGGATGGTGCTAACCCCAGGATGGGGTCATGAAAGTAAAAGATCGGGGTAAGACGGACTTGCTTGTTTAAAAGGAAAGGTtctaattgttgttttttgtcGTTTACAGGTAAGTTTTGGCAGGTCATGAAGAATGATGAAATTGGGAAGGCGCCGTTGGATGGTGCCAACCCCAGGATGGGGCCATGAAAGTAAAAGATCGGGGTAAGACAGACTTACTTGTTAGTTTAATAGGAGAGGTTCTAATTGTTTTTTGTCGTGTACAGGTAAGTTTTGGTAGAGACGTAAAAGAAAGATGAAGTCGATTCATTTTGTAATGGCAGTTAACAATAGCCCTAACACGCTAACACTTATACACATATGCGGTAACTTCGTAGTCGTAGGTAAGTTACGTTTAGCGTATACGAAACCGGCCTAATATCATCGTTTTCCTAACAAGTCCCTTTGAAACTTCTTCCGTCACTTTTTCCGTAAGTTATatgagaaataattaaatcccGAAGGTACTTGTTAAAGTTTCATTAGTTCTGCCAGTCTGGATTTAAGGAGAAAAGCGCGCTTTTCCATAAAACTCAGAAAAGTCACTTTATAGACAAAGTTATCACAGACTGAAGAAACGTGTGAAAATTCAGTTATTAACAACTTGAATGAGTACCGATTTTTCTTAGTTTAGTTTAGGGAAATTGATGTGCCTGAAAAGTGCCTAATAAAACATCCAGGCAAAAGTAGTCATCACGTTTATGGTGAAACGTTAATAGGAAGTAAGACTTATCgatgaacatttttagtgtaTAATAGAATGTTCTATCCCGTGATGATgctcatttttcttttttctgaggcgcatttgttttttcttttttaaactaCCAGGAGGTCCTCATAAAACTACCGAATATCCTGTGTATTCAAGTTGGATTTAGacgttttcaataaaatattgaataaaatcgtCAAGCGAAATgcattttaacataaattcatggaaaaatgGGATTTTTTAATACTCTTAACTGGAATCAACCATACTTACATAATGTGTATCATCTTCTTGATTGTATGCCAATTTAACAACGCCGTAAGAGCcctgaaaatataataataattatcaagaaatatatatattttaagaaaagcagtttttaagaaatatatactttttacaaggaaaaaaagcgaaaatgtTCTTACGTTTTAGTTAAAGTTTTATagttaaaatgaataatacaGATTTTTTACGAGTTTAATAGTTATATAagaaatttactcaaatcttGGAGGAATATGAAGACTAAGTATCGAGTGGCGCCTTTAGATTCATGAAGTCTTGGCAAAATACGATAGTAAGAGAGAGATGAAATTTCTCCCGTTCTCCGGGTCGATTTCAGGGGTTCGATTTTCAAGTGAAATTTTATGGTGTGATCGTTTTACGGCTATAATTGTTTGCCTTGGCtgcataaatttataaaaaaaagcattaCCCCATGCATATACCaaatttgaagtaaatatCTAAAAGTCCAGTAAACAGATAACTGAGACCCTTATACACACTGCCTTAGAAATGCACGCGACTTGCCTTATTCTCATGTAAGGAATACTTTCTTGAATTATTTCGCACTATGTATGAAACACCCCGTAAATATAAGTAAAAGCATTGGTTTGCCTTACGGGGTAATtcaaatatatatacatacgTATGTTCCGCTACCAATTTAACTTAGTGATCTTGACAAGTAAAAACGGTGAAAGCACAACGAAATTTCAGCTAGAAATTCCTTATTAACCGTTAGAATACAACGTATTCATCAATTGTCCTCTAAATCCAGCCTcaacaaagtaaaaaatttcattttgcagtTGCCAAAGTTCTGAAGTGAGCAACATCAAAGCTCAACTTCTTCAAAAAGACAGATGGCTCTGTGTAAAAGAGCGACTTTTCTCAAAAAGTTTTATCGAGTTTCGAAAGTTGGTTTAAAGTTTTCCGTTCTTATTTCTAATCTTTGACCTTACCGGCCTTATGTCCATTTAAAGCGTCATTGCATTAAAGTTAGATTCAGAGAAGCAGCGCTCGGTCGAATTAAAGTTAGATTCTCGACTTCTATTCTATTAGAGCTacagaaactttttttcagacACTTTAGGTAATCTTGTTGAAATCTTTACCGGAATTCGAAACACTAATCTAGACCAAAATAGGGAAATGACGGTGAGGCGACcaatgatttaaatatttgattacaTTGGTGGTACTTACCTGTCCAATGGAGTCCATTAATTTATACTGGTTGAGCTGATCATAGTGTCCTAATTTTTCAATGGAAACTCTGCGTGATTCCTTTGGGGGCTGCCGCTTCCGATTGCTTCGAGGTGAATGAGTGGGACTGCCATAAGGGCTATAAGGGCAGTTGGGGAAGATTGGTCGGCCTGCAGTGGTCTCTGAAcctcctgaaaaaaaaatgaatcttcaaaattttggttCAAGAGcaaggtttaaaatatttaagcaCAGGAAGCCTCATAAGGTAAACGCCGCCCTTCATTTCGGTTCAAATTCAGTATTCTTGATTTAATGACTTCCTGGTCTAATGTTTCCATTTTATATTTGATCTCAGgtcttaaaacaaaaattagatATCTACGTAAGAGACCGTTATGTTCAGATTAGTTCACGTTAGCGATTATTGACTGAGCAGGACATTGTCCCTCATTTTCgttgatttaaaaacatttttaaaaagacaaaattttgtttccaaTTGGCAAAAACCCCAATTGATCTGAATGATTAGTATTTAACACCCGTACCTCCGCCACTGGTGAATGTGATTAGCTCATTTTTAGAACGTTCATACTTTTCCAATACGCATTGTGAAATGCGAATTCAGGAACTATCGACTTTCGAGACACGTATCGACCCTTGTTTAcgttttttcacaaattcgAATTAGTAGTTAATTGGGTTTtaggatgtttttttttttgttccgaACAATGGAGAAGAGCGTGAAATTCGTCGCGATTTCCCTGCACCTATTTTTCCCTCTACGAGTAATGTTTTATAATAGTAATTAGTTAATCAAAAATACGGCAGTTATATTGTCAGAGTGAGTGCATTAGTCGCGAATTAAGTATTTACGCATAGGTTACATACGCCCAGAACCTATctatttaattcattatcaAATACGATACGTGTTGTGAAACAAAATGTATATTTGGCACATATTATTTAGTTATTGAAATAATGCATAAAcgtattaattgtttattcttGTGTCACTCCATAAAGGCTTCTGTCAATCCTATTTGGTTTGGGACACATTAACAGTTTGGcaataaaaagataaaaacattgatttttttaattttgtcacCCTAggatcaaaaatttaaaaaataagtaacCCTTTCttaaaatgtacttttatAACGATTCCTGACTGACTAAGACAAAAATATCAACACCAACTCTCAATTACTTTTATCCATTACTTGAATACGTATTGCCCTTAATCCGAATCGTGCACAGTTCCCAATGCGCATTTTACCTCTAAATAGGTATTCGGTAAATGTGACTTaagtagatattttttaataatacaacATATGTATAGACACTTCCCCGGCTAGTAATGTGCATTCTGAAGAGGTTAACCGCCTCTTCAGCAATTCCTgtattttagacatttttaattaattactattttgaaaatataaaacaaatccAAAAGGTTATTCACGGAGATAAAATAAGTGCACTGGGGAAGTGGAGAAATAGAGGCAAGTTTTATGCTCCTCTGCGCTATCCACGACAATAAACACTAAAAccgaattaaatttatgaaaaagcCCTAACAAGGGTCGATACGTATCTCGTAATTCGACTGTTCCTGAATGCGGATTTAACAAGTACGAAAGCATAAACGTAATATACAACTAAGCTGTTTGGAAGTTACGACCCTCGAGGTTGTAAGAATTCGAGACGAATGAAATAGTTTATTAAGTATGAAGAACAGTGAGGAAGGCAAAGTTGAAGGCAAAGTTTGGAGGCTCAGCGAAACGACGCCTCTAATTTGTTTGAGACCAGTAAAACCGGTTGCTGTTCGTGATGCTTATACTAATTTTTGTATGATTCTTTATGCATAATCATCATATGTAaggaataaattttcaaaaatattgcatgATTTAATTCGGATGATTATCAACAAGTATTAACTGGTGGACAATCTTCAGTTGCAACGGATCTTTATGAATGGTTGCTATCCACTGAcgccaaaataaatttattttgaattgaaaaacttaTTCATTTCCGTTAATTTGTTTCTTGTTAATCtctttgaattaaatttaattaaattgacctgatttatcttaaatttaatatagacTCGGAAGATTTTGATGTTGAAAATGCGCAACAAGTAGGGCTTTCTTTATTGAGAGTAAAGTAAGTAAAGAGCTTCTAAAAGTTGTgagaatcatttttttctataggactatcaaaattttaaagttttctacGTTAATCCTTCTTAAAAAGGAAGAACGTGGAGTATATTTTCACTATGGattacataattaaatttctgaatgaaactccaaatgaaataatttttgattcatAAAGTAATCATTAGtcacataatttaattttttgtcagtCATGATAGGTTGGTTCATTTAAGTGACAATGATTTTGGAGGTATCAGAAGCCTCTTGATAGAAACAACTCTATACCATGCCTAATAGTGACATTAGAAATGAAGAACAGGGTAGCGAAAACTCGTATGAAACTTCCACACCAAAGGCAACACTCAAAGGATATTTACAGTAActaacaaagaaaacaaacaaactcATTACtaagaaatgatcaaaaagaTCGTTAATCTGAAATCTCTGAATGCACCTTCTACACACTTATTTCCGTTTTATCATAacgaaaaatgtaataatcaGGTAGGGGGCAAAAGCAATGTAGGTAAATGACCCATGAAAATTGCACAATACTGAAATCTGCACAAAATCCGGCCTTCTATTCTGACCATGCGTATAGACAGCATCCGCTAGGGGTGAAAAGGCACTTCGATAGTATCAGGGGGCTATGTcaaatgctaaaaaattaaacagaatttgccaatgaaattttctattgacgtgttttatgttgttttaattaaattaattttattcataaaatgtgatatttcaacaatgtAATATTGGCATCTCATTGTTGCGTTGGACCAATCACTGCAGGACAACAGCGGTAATTTGCATTACTACATTTATCGCGATAATTTCCCTGGGTCGCCGTAGGCATGttaaaacaaactaaaatgtATCCGGTACATATGGAGTAGATTCAAATAATATTCATAACGACGCAAAGAAAAATCccattttagtaaatttttaacttcaattaATAGGAAACGCCATTCGCAGGGTGATTTATTTGTGAGTGAGTAGATGCATTgatgtttgaaaaatcttaaaaattcataattaaccgtacattttaattatcgCTCGGGTGAACGGTACGTTCATCACATCTCCGATTATTGGCCTTAACAACCGGGACGTGTCCGGGGCAGTCCTTACTGTCTTGAAAACAGATATGCTGATCATTCAAAAATAAGCAGGTCGTgcgaaaaagtttttttcggCACTTGATCCACTATTTcactcaaaaataaatcattaatgGTGTATGCTAAAACCACGGAAAATTCTGAACGTCAGAACCttttgaatattgaaaagCGATAAAAGGGCAGTTATGAAGGTTTACTATTAggtaacatatttttcaagggattgaaattttcagaattgtTAATGATGCGCATGATTaacaaaatacattattaaaacCAGATTTAGTACGCTCCCAGTAGCATTTAGTACTTAGgtgttaagtaatttttagcttcagaattgaaatttgtttatgaGCATGATTCCTAGTTccattgttgaaaattattctcTATTAGGAAGTACTTATCGAAGAAAATACCTTGTAGGTGATAATATTCATATCACATTTCAACTTTCGCATACCAACATTTCGAAAGCTACTTATTTTCAGTTAGTTCAGGCTAATtggtttgaaatgtaaaaatgaacTACATACTCTTCAAGGGACATCAtttatattatgaaaattagcAGTTGCCGCTGCTTCTTTGAAGCTTcttatttaacatttcttcctAACTTGCGTCATACTCAGTAGGTAAGGAAATAGGGAACTTTTTGGATGTCCTAAAATGTGGCCCATTCTACCACTATTGTCTTCTCGCATCTAAGAACATTGTATGGTCTGTACTGATTATaccattatatttttattcagtgtatttctcaattatttttccattatggcttttttctttgtttatcGTTGTTTGGACATAAATCAACAACTGGTTATCTCATTAATAACATGAAAACGCCTGTTGAATATTTCAGCGAACATACCCACAATGGAACGGAGGGGTGGGAGTGTT contains the following coding sequences:
- the LOC136412694 gene encoding calcium/calmodulin-dependent protein kinase kinase 1 isoform X1 encodes the protein MDATTDIIPNLWQDGCACRKSRPPKIGDIQRRSAVDVDIKLKDNDSTKSMHSTLPQHLAQITYREKQDTKLLLPTTPDVSFLLSETTRTTVRTSRIPGRAPLVPDHADDVAAGTAETSSPGSLLPSRPHLKKTSSVIENTVPSPNCLSDDVSKMKVKGVSPSKLFVQSKSLGGSETTAGRPIFPNCPYSPYGSPTHSPRSNRKRQPPKESRRVSIEKLGHYDQLNQYKLMDSIGQGSYGVVKLAYNQEDDTHYAMKILSKKKLFKKSGMFGRMPPKKEGRSNSSPVNNPLDKVYREIAILKKLDHPNVVKLVEVLDDPDEDRLYLVFELLERGQVLEVPTDHPLDEEKAWSYFRDVVLGIEYLHFQRIIHRDIKPANLLLNDEDHVQITDFGVCNEFHGADAFLSGTAGTPAFTPPEALGEERSSGFSGKCTDIWAMGITLYAFVCGRVPFHDENIISLYTKIRNQQVDFPTNPDLSEELKDLIAKMLVKDPTKRMTLSDIKEHPWVTKQGLHPLPSEEENCHLVEVTEEDVARVITSIPKLDTLILIKHMLKKHSFQNPFLYRRETTVGSPDIRGTTFTATKKHLGRSGRSNSAPDSYDWAQSRQKSIESNLEAVEEVSLDPNGEEITTTYTRMNPNKPQRRKSLSRKHGELSRTSTISAEYSLKSSDSVSDWRLNCSEGVASTSGQVENADGLKQTAGVEKKFPNCDGQPRNGLNGELNTNKEFQPTQNR
- the LOC136412694 gene encoding calcium/calmodulin-dependent protein kinase kinase 1 isoform X2, whose protein sequence is MQATIQHTNLWQDGCACRKSRPPKIGDIQRRSAVDVDIKLKDNDSTKSMHSTLPQHLAQITYREKQDTKLLLPTTPDVSFLLSETTRTTVRTSRIPGRAPLVPDHADDVAAGTAETSSPGSLLPSRPHLKKTSSVIENTVPSPNCLSDDVSKMKVKGVSPSKLFVQSKSLGGSETTAGRPIFPNCPYSPYGSPTHSPRSNRKRQPPKESRRVSIEKLGHYDQLNQYKLMDSIGQGSYGVVKLAYNQEDDTHYAMKILSKKKLFKKSGMFGRMPPKKEGRSNSSPVNNPLDKVYREIAILKKLDHPNVVKLVEVLDDPDEDRLYLVFELLERGQVLEVPTDHPLDEEKAWSYFRDVVLGIEYLHFQRIIHRDIKPANLLLNDEDHVQITDFGVCNEFHGADAFLSGTAGTPAFTPPEALGEERSSGFSGKCTDIWAMGITLYAFVCGRVPFHDENIISLYTKIRNQQVDFPTNPDLSEELKDLIAKMLVKDPTKRMTLSDIKEHPWVTKQGLHPLPSEEENCHLVEVTEEDVARVITSIPKLDTLILIKHMLKKHSFQNPFLYRRETTVGSPDIRGTTFTATKKHLGRSGRSNSAPDSYDWAQSRQKSIESNLEAVEEVSLDPNGEEITTTYTRMNPNKPQRRKSLSRKHGELSRTSTISAEYSLKSSDSVSDWRLNCSEGVASTSGQVENADGLKQTAGVEKKFPNCDGQPRNGLNGELNTNKEFQPTQNR